The following is a genomic window from Brucella pseudogrignonensis.
ACTGGTACGGCCTCAATGAAATCTGGGAAGAAGCCTATAAGGAAATTCCGGGCGTCACCTGGCTGAGCGCAGGTTCATGGGATCCGTGTAATTTTGTGACCACCAAACCAATCCGCAGCGTTGCCGACCTGCAAGGGTTGCGCGTTTTCACCTTCCCGACCGGCGGACGCTTCCTCACCAAGTTTGGCGTTGTCCCTGTGACATTACCTTGGGAAGACATCGAAGTCGCCATCCAGACCGGCGAACTCGACGGCGTCGCATGGTGCGGCGCAACCGAGGCCTACACGGTCGGCTGGGCAGACATCAACAAATACTACCTTACCAACAACATCAATGGTGCATGGGCTGGCTCCTATTTCGCGAATACCGAAAAATGGGAGGCGGTGCCAGATCACCTCAAGACTCTTTTCAGGCTCGCGATGGATTCCTCGCACTATCATCGCCAGCATTGGTACTGGTGGGGTGAAGCGCATTACCGCACCACCGGCGGCAAACTCGAACTCACCACCATTCCAGAATCCGAATGGAAGCAGATTGAAGACGCAGCGCTTGAGTTCTGGGACGACGTTGCCAAGCAGAGCGAACGCAATGCCAAAGTGGTCGCAATTCTGAAGAAATATCAGGAAACCATGCGCAATGCGGGCGCGCCTTATCGCTACAGCTAACAATTGAGGGCGCCGCGCAACAATGCGCAGCGCCCATGATTTTATCCCGTGAGGAGCGAAGCATTAAATGGCCGAACAGTTAACTTTCGACACTCTGAAAAAAGCCGTCGCAAATGACGAGATTGATACCGTGCTTGCATGTTTTGTGGACATGCAGGGGCGTCTGATTGGCAAACGCTTCTACGGACCATTTTTTGTGGAATCCGGGCATGATGAGACCCATGGCTGCAACTATCTTCTGGCTGACGACATCGATATGGAGCCCGTACCAGGCTATGAGGCCGCAAGTTGGGACAAGGGCTATGGCGACTTCGTCATAAAGCCGGATCTCTCAACTCTGCGTCTGGCGCCATGGTTGGAAAAGACAGCCATCGTGCTCTGTGATGTGCTGGACCACCAAGATCACGAAGATCTGGCGCATTCACCGCGCGGCATCCTCAAGAAGCAGCTCGCACGTCTGAATGAGCGCGGCTATCGCGCCTATTTCGCGTCGGAACTGGAATTCTATCTCTTCGATGAGACATATAAAACAGCACGCGCAAAACGCTGGCAGGATATGGAAACCGCCTCTCCTTATGTGCAGGATTATGTCATCCATCTCACCACCAAGGAAGAGCAGGTTCTGCGCGCCATGCGCAATCATCTGGGTGCCGCAGGCATCCCGGTTGAAAATTCGAAAGGCGAATGGGGACCGGGACAGCAGGAACTCAATGTTCGCTATGCAGAAGCGCTGGAAATGGCTGACCGCCATGTCATCATGAAAAATGCCATGAAGGAAATTGCCGAGGCCCATGGCAAGTGCATCACCTTCATGGCAAAGTATGATTATAGCAGGGCGGGAAGCTCCAGCCATATTCACAACTCCATCTGGAGTGCCGACGGTAAAGAACCGCTGTTCTTCGATCCCAAAGCCCCCAATACGATGACGCCACTCATGCGCTCATGGGTGGCGGGCCAGCTCAAGTACGCTGTTGATTACACCTATTTTCTGGCACCCTATATTAACTCCTATAAACGTTTTCAGGCAGGCACATTTGCGCCAACAAAGATCATGTGGAGCCAGGATAACCGTACTGCCGGTTTCCGGCTGTGCGGCGAAGGCACCAAAGGCATTCGCATAGAATGCCGGATCGGTGGAGCCGATCTCAACCCTTATCTGGCCTTTGCGGCGCTTATTGCAGCAGGGCTTAGAGGTATCGACGAAAATCTGGAACTGGAAGATCCATTTGTGGGGGACGCCTATAGCGCGGTTAAACTCAAGGAAATTCCGTACACGCTGCGCGAAGCGACAGAAGCTCTCAAAAACTCGGCATTCCTCAAAGAAGCGCTCGGTGAAAAAGTGGTCAATCACTATGTCCACACCGCACACTGGGAGCAAATTGAATATGACCGCCGCGTTACAGATTGGGAACTGCATCGCGGCTTTGAACGCTATTAGATTATATGAAGCATAGAGG
Proteins encoded in this region:
- a CDS encoding TRAP transporter substrate-binding protein; the protein is MSENNKLNKRDFLKKAGLTTVGALGATTLATPYVRAQSPIKWRLQTYAGPALAEHVIKPSIDAFNKAANGEMVIELYTADQLVPQGELFRAVQSGTIDAAQSDDDSMASPVDVAVFGAYFPFASRYSLDVPALFNWYGLNEIWEEAYKEIPGVTWLSAGSWDPCNFVTTKPIRSVADLQGLRVFTFPTGGRFLTKFGVVPVTLPWEDIEVAIQTGELDGVAWCGATEAYTVGWADINKYYLTNNINGAWAGSYFANTEKWEAVPDHLKTLFRLAMDSSHYHRQHWYWWGEAHYRTTGGKLELTTIPESEWKQIEDAALEFWDDVAKQSERNAKVVAILKKYQETMRNAGAPYRYS
- a CDS encoding glutamine synthetase family protein; amino-acid sequence: MAEQLTFDTLKKAVANDEIDTVLACFVDMQGRLIGKRFYGPFFVESGHDETHGCNYLLADDIDMEPVPGYEAASWDKGYGDFVIKPDLSTLRLAPWLEKTAIVLCDVLDHQDHEDLAHSPRGILKKQLARLNERGYRAYFASELEFYLFDETYKTARAKRWQDMETASPYVQDYVIHLTTKEEQVLRAMRNHLGAAGIPVENSKGEWGPGQQELNVRYAEALEMADRHVIMKNAMKEIAEAHGKCITFMAKYDYSRAGSSSHIHNSIWSADGKEPLFFDPKAPNTMTPLMRSWVAGQLKYAVDYTYFLAPYINSYKRFQAGTFAPTKIMWSQDNRTAGFRLCGEGTKGIRIECRIGGADLNPYLAFAALIAAGLRGIDENLELEDPFVGDAYSAVKLKEIPYTLREATEALKNSAFLKEALGEKVVNHYVHTAHWEQIEYDRRVTDWELHRGFERY